ACGGTGTTGGTTACGGCGTTGTTGGCGTGGACCATGCCGGAGACGCAGGCTCGTTTCACTCCGATCGTCACGTACGCCCCCATGACCAAGGTGACGGACGTGGCGGCGTTGGACCTCGACCAGAACGAACTGGAGCGACAACTGGGGCTCGGCGCTTTGAATAACGCCCGTGCCGTCTACGAACGCGGCGGTAACTCGTTGTCCATTGCCAATCTAACCCTCGTCAACCCACCGGGTCCCATGTCGTACCCCCAAGGAACGCAAGTTCTCGGCCGAACCAAGGGCTCGGCCAACACCACCGTTCTCGGAATTCTAGTCGACGAAAGTGTGACGTGGGGTGCCCTTCCCGGTAACGTTACCATCCACGTGCAGTACGTTACTTCCACGAACCAAACGACCTACTCCGACTGCCAATCCGGTGGACTCTGGACCTTTAGTGAAGCGAACCTCAATGGTTGTAAGTGCCAACGGACGGGAACGCTGAGACTCTTACCTGTCGCACGTGCAATATTCACAGACTCACCCTTTGCCGTTCCCCTTGCTTCTTCGCGTGGCAAATCGTATCCCAGGCTACAATGATCAAGGTCATGTTACGCTGGTGCCCCCCGGTGAATCTGCGAATCGCGGCGACAAGCTCGCCTACAAGTACGATATTCGACAGGACAACTGGAACCTGCGTACGCTCCAGAGTCTCAGTACCAACGCGGATACTTCCATGAGACCTTGCCCCGGATGCCCCTTTTACGCAGACTTTCAAACCTTTGTCAACTACTACGAAACGACCGAGTACGCCGACTCGTGGATCATGGCGGCGGCACTCAACCGATCCGTCGCCTTTCCCTCCGGTCGAGGAAACGCCAATTTTGGCGCCGCCTTTACCAGCGGCAGCAAACTTGGACtcgccgaagccgtcaaGAAGGGAACAGCCTACATGAGCGTCTTTATGCAAATCATTCGGGATCTCGAAGACGCCATGACGGACTGTGACAACAAGTGCGACCCCGACGACCTCTCCTGTCAGGATATTGGAGCGGAAGCGGTCCATTCATTGGACGCCGCTGTCGCTCTCTACGCCGGATCGCTAGAAGGGACTGATGGGACGGAGAACAGCGGAGTCATGCCTTATGCACTCGCCAACAGACGGGCCGCTGATTTCCGCACCGGTGGACCTCAAGGCGAACGCAGCTCCGGTACCGCCCACGTCAACTACGAGGTTATCAAGGAGTTCAAGCACGCACAGACCAGGCTCCTGGCAGATGAGTGCAATTTGGCGCGTCAAAACAAGTGGCGCATTGTCAATCTCATGAAGGTCCCGCTGGTCCAGGGTGTCCTGCGGTACGCCTACATGCGTGATTTCAACAACCCCAGTGACGCGCCCACCAGAGAAAAGGAGCAAGCCGAGGGCGCCACATTTGCCGCCGCACTCTTGCCGTTCGTGCACAAGTGCGATACCGCAGACGCTACTTTGATTTACAACAACATGCGCATCGGATCCGATGCGAATAAAGTCGTCTTTGCCGATGTCAAGGCCGCCCTGGAGCGCAACTACGGTTGCATGGGAATCAGCTGTCCTCTGGTGGGCGGATTCCACAATGGACAAGACTACGAGCGGGGTGCGACGCCGTGTACCGAAGGAACTCTACAGGGCCCCGCGGCACCCGATTTCTCCCAATTACCGTCCTCCAGCGGGGGTTCGGGCGGAGGTAACGCTGGTGTGGCGGTCGGCTGGATCCTTGCGGTATGTCTGGCTGGTGTTGTGGGCTTTATGGCCTACCGACGATTCGGCAAACGCAAGAACATCGCCGACGTCATGAAGCCGCCAGCGAACAATTTGGCGGCCGTCTCCGAGATCGCCTAAAACGACTCACCGAGGATAAAACTTTTAAAAGTGCATACCAAGGAGATACTATATACAATAAGAAACTGGTTTTGAGAATTATTTTTCGAATAGGTAGACTCTGCACTAGGGGTGTGTTTTCGAAGCGATGGCTAATATATATGCGAGTGTGGTAGGTAGCTTCGATTGTTCTCCTTACGGAGGAATTCACATTTTACAATCGATTTTCCGACTGCCAGCAGTTAGGTGTGCGATAAATGTAGGTTCCCCCTTGGCTGCTTTGAGGTTTCCAACCGGGAAAGGTAAACACATTCGATAGAATAAACGACCCTGGTGATAGttcattttccaatttcGTGCCCAAATCTTTCATGATAGGCCCCAGTCCGTACTAATAGATGAGGAGATAGAATGTTAGGAACAATTTTTGCTATTACACCCATTCTGGTTCTGTGCGGTGATGTGGACGCCAAGGTGGGGCCGGTCTTACCACTGTCACTACATTGGCTCGTCGTAGATCGACGTTCCACAAGTCGCTGCAGTAGAAAGTTGTCAACTCCCATTGTCGAGGACCTCCAACCCATCGCCGACCCGATGCCAGTAAGTGTAATAGGGGATTGAGCTCGTAACCAGTGCTTTTCACGAACAAATTTTCTGCTGCCGCTCGAAATACGACGCGTCCATCGCCACTCCCGAGATCCACAAAAGTCAACTTGGTACCGTCCCgaatttgcttttgaaaatgcGGCTGGGATaattgttggaaaagaacagTAGTGTTTGAGAAAAGTTTCGTATTACCTTTCTGCTCGAAAGTCAGTATTGTCAAAGCGTACCTGCTGACGTAATTGTCTAAACATGGCGTCAAGGTTCTTCTGGAACGTCGGTAAATAGGGGGCACCTGTAATGTTCAACAAAATCTGCAACTTTTAGAGCACCCTACAGCCAAGTTTCAAGATAGTAGCAGTATATGAATTTCCAGGTACCTTTGCCTCGTAAGACTGGTGGCAGGCTCATCAACAGTCCTAAATTAGCTACACAAAATGCGCCAATTCCGAACGCTATGATCGGATGGAGCTTTGTTGGCGGCGAATCTTTGTCTGGCCCGCCAAGGTCACTTGCCGAGATGCCGAGTTCATCCAACGCAGCCGTAATTTCATCTGTTTCCTTCATTGCGAAGAACTTCGTCTCGCGACTGGAACTTCCTTTTGTACAACAGTTGGTAGGAATCGACACGGATAGTCTTGACGGTGATATAATCATGACCAGGCAGAGGCCGGTTTAAATTCGGTGTttaccgcaaatagcttgtttGCTGTGTTTTTTCAAAATAAACTGTAAATGCGGATATTTGCGATACCTATTAATAACCCTAAATTTGCTCTTGTTTGCGCTGTATTTCTTTACAAGTTAGTTTTACAGGATTAGGGTTACTTTTATTAGAAATGAGGGCTGCATGAGATCTTCAAATGAAAAGTCCAAatcgactgactgtgatcgtGAGTAATTTTACGTAGAAATAGTACACATTCTACGTGCACCGCGAGTAACGCAAATACctagcttatttgcggtgcTTCTGAAaccttatttgcggttatttgcggtgtttggGCCCAAAACCACGAATTCAAAACGGGCTTTTCATGACCAACCACCAGCGGCGGCGTTCCTCTGCACACTTTGGTTTGATGCAACTGACAGTTGAGATCATCTCGATCAAAAATCAGAAAAAAGTTCAAGTATTAAAACTTTGAAAATAAAAGTTCAAATGTATTCTTAGGGCGTCCTTCCAAAAGCATCTACGGAACAACGTCGGCAGAACCCAGACTCGTAGCCTTGAAACGCAAGCCTTCATCCATTTTCTATTTCGCAGGAAGTCGAAAACGGCCTTGAAAATAGAGCAAAAGCTGTGGAACCAAGAAGATGTCAACCTCGGGACAGCGAGAAAGCGAAGACCCAGGACTTGGGACACGTGAAAGGCGGCATCAGCAAAGAATGGAATCGGCAGCGTGGTCCTCTGGTCATATCAGGTCTCCCGGCACTGACGAGGAATTACAGTCGCTGACTGCAAAGAGATCCTTAGAAAAAGACGCTTCTTCCAAGACCACCGGGGGAGATTTCGGAACCTACTTGTTTTGGGGCTTGACATTGGCCGGCATCGCATCCAGTATGCTGACCACCACGTTCGGGATTTTCCACGTTGACGTCTTTTTGCGGTCCTATCAGCTCCCTCTGTCGACTTACTCGTACGGAAATGCCGTCTATGCAATAATAAACACTGCCAACGATCTTGCGGGTGCTTGGTTGGTGGACCATGTTGCCACACATCGGAATCGGACAGATCTCGTAGGCATGGCTGGTTGCATATTCGCAGTTTGTTTCTTGACTCCTTTTTTCCGTTGGCGAGCACCGTCTCAAAGTTGGGATGGGGTTCACTTTGTGACGACCCTGTCGCTCTACGATACCATGTTTGCCTTTGTGGCAATTCTAATGGGATCGATCATAACCGACAATCACAAAATGTCGGAGAACTCTCGAGTTCGATTTATGGCAAGTGGGAAACTTATAAATCTCTTCACTTCATTTGTTGTAGCACGGGCCGGCCTGAGTACATTTGATGTTCAAGATTTGACGCACTTTCGAATTTTTGTCGTGTGTTTGGCAATGTTGGTCAGCCTCATGTTCATAATTGCACAGCGTATGATTCATGTGAAATCCAGAACCGTGACTGCTTCTCGACAAGACGCGCTTAAGGTGAGTGCGAGTGCCACGGCCGCTTCGAGCCAAAAGGGCAAATTACACTGGCGACAGGTTGCGCTAGGTAAGTTATCAGAAACGAGAATGCTTGCAAGATGAAGTGGCATGCCGCCTTTTCACAGTTGCTGCGTTTTAGATTTTTGGCGCCACAGAAGCTTTCGTGCTTGGATAGGAATGGAGATGTTGTTGGAAGCTCAAATGACATTTATGTCTTCCTTTACAAAGACTTTCGTTGACCGGCTTCTCTTTGATTCCGGTTATAGCAGAGCCTCCTGCGTCTGGCTTCTATCCACATTAAGACCAATAAAGGCTATCGCTGGGATTCTCATATACGTCCCAATCCGCAAGTTTGGCTACACGAAGATTTACTCTACattgtttgttttcaattttttgctTTCGGCTACTTTATTGACTGTCGCTGACTCCTCGTCCACACGATGGATCTTGACTTTTCTTGTGCTCTACTCGGTAATAACGGGAGCTGTGCAGTCCTCTGGTTTTCATTTAGCTATGTCGGATATGGTGACAGAGATGAAACGAAATCATGCTAAGGAGAGGCGATTTGAAGAGCCTTCGTTGGCAGGTCTATTTATGGGAGCGAACGCTTTATTCTGTAAACCCATGGAGTCCCTTCTTCCAATAGTAGCAGGGACCGTGTTGCAGAATAAGGGTGACTCACAGCAAAATCTCTTTTATTTGTTGGTCATTCCAGTACTGCTCTTTTCAGTTGCCcagtttttgttttggagCCGTTATGAATTGACACCAGATCGTATGAAAGGATTTCGACATGAACTTGATTCTTTGCATTCTGAGCAAGAGAGGGCTTGTACAAGGATAGCAATAGAGACTTGAAAGCACGATGCGATAATCCGTCCAGACTGGAGCGCTTGTTTACTCTTACATTAGTACACACATTTTTCAATGCGcactctgactgtgaattagCATATTGGCCGTTCATTTGTATATTCACTCTATCCAGGAAAACCTTAAATTGTTAATATGGTGGTCGCCTTGGAGAGGCTCCAGGATTGTTTGAGATCGTAGAACTTTGGAGTTTGGTCTCGCTACGCAAAAAAGTAGCGTCTGATTGCATTTCTGTTGGTGTACCTGCCGTATTGTCTTCCGTCAGAAGTGATCTCGAAGAAGGTGTCTTCGCACAGACGGAAATATGCCTCTTTACCTACCCTTAAAATTTCCTAGATGGGGGGCACTTCAAACACAATAAAAAATGAGGCGGCTTGGGCGAGATTGATAGACCGACATGCGGGAGAAGTTCTTTATGCTGTACTTGTAACTTCCGTACACGATGTTCAACCGATGAATTCAAAAGGTATCTCCGTTGAAACGAGAAATCTTTTAAACAATCAAATAGCGGTTCGCCTTGCAGAAATTTATTTAGATTATAGGTTTTAAAGTACCCGGAAATTTTGCTAACTGCAATTTTTTGCACTTTTCGCTCTGGTGACTCGTGCTCACGCTGTTCTATAGGTTGGACCCACTgctcactgactgtgacaagtTTATGCTGTAGCCAAGAAGCACCTCCCACCTTGTGTGTAGGACGTACTCGGTGCGGTCAATCATTGAGGACCGGAGTACGCACAAGTACCAACGCACCTCCATTACAAAGGAAAGCATATCATTCGGCAAAGATATCGTAGAGGCTGGTTCGTTGTTCCGGAAGGAAATCGACCGCTATTGACGGCCGAAGACCAGTCTCCATGGACTTCGCGAATGGCTTTGGAGACAGTAGTGATGATCTGATGGAAAACGCAAGGATCGTTAGCCCTTACGGCGATGGAGAAACCCAAGCGTTTCCTGCTGATCCTTGGGCAAATTTTCAGTACGCACTGCCTGAAGGGCCCTCGCAGTATAAACATCGTGCTTCTAGACAAAGACCAACGTTTGGAGGATCACGATCTCCCTCGGAGCCAATTCCCACCCCACGAGAAAGGATGGTGACATCTTCTAAGATCTCAACTCCTCACCGAGACGGTATGGTAAATCGAGGCCATGCTAGTCGATACGAATATTCTAGTGACCAGCGATGCGATGACGTACACGTAATATTTACAGATCCCTCCGACGGTGTTGGGATCAGCGTTGAAAAAAGGAGCCAACAGGACTTGTTGCGACAAAAGGTTCGGGAGGACACCAGTCGTAGGAGCTTACAACATTCAACCAGCGCACAAAGTATGTACCGGAAACGTAGCGAAAACAAAGGTGCGTTTCCTTCATTTCCACAAGTAGCGCCGAGCAAAGAGAAAGCACTGGTACGTACTCCGAACACCTAAACTTGAATGCATTGaccaattttgaaaagtGAACTACACTCCTCTAAATTACGCCTTCAATTCGTATTCTTTTGTCTGAAGCGAGGCCAGCGTCCATCTAAACATACTCGGGACCATATCTCACGGCATACTTCGCCAAAATCATCAGTGGAAATAACTTCAGAAAGCACAAACGCAGAGACCGATGGTCTAAATTTGAATTGGGCATTCTCGCGTGTTCAAGTTCGAGcgaatagtgaaacggagTCAACGACGGTTTGGCTAAATACTGATCACAGGCAGGATTTAGAAGGAGAAGACATTTGGTTACAAGAAGAACATGCATTCCCTTTGTTGTCAACGGGGGCTTCAAGCAGATTTTCGGGCCCATCTGGTAAAGATGGCCTCCGAAAACGTACTGATAAGAAGTCAAATCGTGTCCGTTTTGCCGAACCGATACAGAAGCCGCGATCTGTCCCTTTTCTGAAAACTGTTTCACGGGAAACTATACGGGAAGAATCCTCAGATCCTCGTTCCAAAAAGATCACACATAGTGACAATCGCGCGTGGTTCGTGGCCCAACCGAAGTCAATTCTCCGTCGGCGGCGTTTCGCTGGCGAAACCGTGTCCCATGACCCACAGTACCCCCAGAAGAATCGCCCATCCTCTCATCGCGCAGCTCCACAACGGAAGTCTGCTACATCGTTTTTGGATACACAAGGATCCCTACTCTCTCCCATTCATTCAGATAGGCGGCCTTGGGACCGCATCTCTGAAACAGGCTCGGAGTCACTCAGTCCTTCGTACAGTGATGTTGAGCGAGAGAAACGCGTTAGTCTTGGTCCCTACCACCTGCAGGAGCTAAATGAGATGTATCCCGATCCTCCTCTTGAGTTGCAGGTAAGACATTTTTGACTTTACAAAGCCCTATCTTTTGTAGCCGACCTACTCACCGACATACATTTTCTTTTAGTTCGACGACGAGTCAACTGTAGTACCAGCACGCGCTTCTTTCATCGACACTGTCgctgctgttgtcgttcaaGCCGCTGTTCGTAGATTTCTTGCCCAAAAAGTGATGCATGAGATGGTCGGCAAAGCATATTCCTTTCCGCATTTAGAATCTGACGATAAGAAATATCGACCATTGTCGTCGCGAAAGGTAACTCCTGAAAAAAGGTCGTCCCGAAAAAGCTATGCAGAGAGCCCGTATGGTAGGAATTTGGGAGGAGCAGTGTTCATAGAAGTCATGGCTGCGATAAAAATCCAATCTGCCTTCCGAGGCTTTTGGGTTCGAGATTCGTTGAATGTGGATCATTTTTGCGCGACTATGATCCAGAAATGGTATCGACGACATCATCAGAGGCACCACTATTTTGCAGATCTTTCTCGGATCATACTGGTCCAGTCCATTTGGAGGCGCAGTATAGCCAGGGAGCACGCTGCCTTTTTCCTTGGGAGCGTAATTACAGTTCAGTCGCTGTTTCGCTCGTACAGCGCTCGCAAAAAGCTCTACTCAGGACTCACTTGCCTACGAAAGGATACTATGGCAGCTGTAGTGATCCAATCGCAATGGCGTACATATGCTTGCGAATGCAACTTTATTCGCGATCTTGTCGATATTTTGATCGTTCAAAGTGTTGTGAGAACTTGGTTAGCAAGACGACACCTGTCATCACTACGCTCCAGGGCCCAAAGTATTTCCGGCAAAAAGTCACCAACAGTATCAAAAAAATACGCGAATCAAGTGGCGGCGCAACCTACTGGAAGTCCTCGACCTGGAGAGGCCAATCGTAAATTGGCGACAGGGCAATGCTACTCCTCGTATAGGTCTGTCGAAGAGAGTTCGTTCAGCGCTATTCTTGGCAATATAAAGAGCAAGGAGAACAATCACCTCATTGTGTTGATTACATCTCAGTCTCTCTCGCGCAATCAAGCTTCCACAAGAAGTAATATTGGTACAATCTTACGCGTCCATAATGTCTCATTCGAGGAAGTGGATGGAGCAAATCCGCTAACCCGAGGACGACGCGACGAACTCTTTGCTATATCACAAATGCGCGGCGTGTACCCGCAGTTCTTTGTGGTAGACTATGAAACAGGGCTCACGTTATTTTTCTGCAACAGTGATTCTTTTTTCGGTGCCAACGAAGAAGGCTCTCTACCCAGGATACTCAATATTGCTGGTGTTGTGCAGAGCGCGATCGGAGGACATCAAGAAAGAAATAGTACCATAGACGAAGCTCCTAAAGCAAACAAGCACCTGTTTGAGCCAAAGAGGCAAAGCTCACATACTACGGTttcaattgacagtgaaacttCGGAGCCCTCTGTAGGACGGAACAGTTTGCTTTCGATGTGGAAAAATCTTGACAAGAAGAACACATTAGTATTAAATGGACACAGGAATTGACAACAACCTGATTGTGAACGCGGAGAGAAGTTGTTAGCTGTTAGTCTGTACATGTTAGTAGCAATTTCTACACTAATGCGTACGACATGAGTTCATGCATGCAATTTAAAGGAACCTCTTCCATTCGCCGCCTCAAGAAAGAAAACCGTTACTCTTTCTGTTTTATCAAGGCAGACAATTCTGAGGCAAACCCATGCATTGTAGCTGTCTGCAAGCGCGAACAAGCTTTTGACACACTTTTGATTATTGCAGCTGATGGCAGATGCGACAGGGCACCGTCGTGGTGTCTCGTAACAATTGTCTTAATAAGACGAGCAGCTCGCTCAACGCAATGTGCATCACGACTATTGAGAAGGGCATTGAGACAGGCATCGTAGCACCTTTCATCCGGCTCTATATCGGGACGACCATGAATGTGCAAATCTAACATGTAGGACAATACCACGCAAGCATTTTCCGCAGACTCCTTGGTTCTCGCATTTCTGAGAGACGTCAGTATTGCTGCAAAGACAAGTCTATCGAGCTTCAGCTTGTTTGAGGGATCGGAGTCTAAAACTTGCATTTCTCGAAACAAATCGAAGGCAACCCTGCCAGATTTTACGTTCCGAAGGGaagcgaaagcaaaaatAACAGCAGTATACGCTCGACTTGTCGGTTGAACACCCAAATTCTTCTGGTGTCCAAGTGTCTGCAATGCTAAATCAGCGGACTCCTTGGATCTGAAGTTCGCCATTGCTGAAATTACAGCGGTGTACAACCCAACAGATTTCGGATCCCATTGAAAAGTTCCTTTCTTAACCCCCGCCTCAATACGATGTAATAAGGTAGAAGCGGTCACAGTGTCTTCgtactttttcgtttttACCAAAGCATTGATGAGAACCTGGTATGGAAACATGTCTACAGTAAGCCGGTTCTCACCATCTATCAAGACGTCGAAAGCCTCTTTGAGCGAGTTTTCCTTACAAAGCAAGCCAATGCACATGTTGAAGGTGCCCGAATTTGGAGCACATGGAAATCCGTGTTGCTCCGAGAGATTTATCATCGAATTCAAAAGGGATAAGACATATTTCCCCCCGCTCCCTTGAGACAGGCGGAGCCAGCCATGAATAACAAAATTGAATGTGTCTGTTGTTGGAGGCGGCCCAGCTTGGCCAATAGCTGCTTCGACCATAGCGACAACATGAGCATGCGCTTGTAGCATTCTTCCACAACGGACTTGAGCTTCCATGTAGGACATGTGTGTTGCTAAGTCCGGTCGAATAACAACCGAAAATGAGTCTCCCG
The Phaeodactylum tricornutum CCAP 1055/1 chromosome 7, whole genome shotgun sequence DNA segment above includes these coding regions:
- a CDS encoding predicted protein, with product MDFANGFGDSSDDLMENARIVSPYGDGETQAFPADPWANFQYALPEGPSQYKHRASRQRPTFGGSRSPSEPIPTPRERMVTSSKISTPHRDGMVNRGHASRYEYSSDQRCDDVHVIFTDPSDGVGISVEKRSQQDLLRQKVREDTSRRSLQHSTSAQSMYRKRSENKVEITSESTNAETDGLNLNWAFSRVQVRANSETESTTVWLNTDHRQDLEGEDIWLQEEHAFPLLSTGASSRFSGPSGKDGLRKRTDKKSNRVRFAEPIQKPRSVPFLKTVSRETIREESSDPRSKKITHSDNRAWFVAQPKSILRRRRFAGETVSHDPQYPQKNRPSSHRAAPQRKSATSFLDTQGSLLSPIHSDRRPWDRISETGSESLSPSYSDVEREKRVSLGPYHLQELNEMYPDPPLELQFDDESTVVPARASFIDTVAAVVVQAAVRRFLAQKVMHEMVGKAYSFPHLESDDKKYRPLSSRKVTPEKRSSRKSYAESPYGRNLGGAVFIEVMAAIKIQSAFRGFWVRDSLNVDHFCATMIQKWYRRHHQRHHYFADLSRIILVQSIWRRSIAREHAAFFLGSVITVQSLFRSYSARKKLYSGLTCLRKDTMAAVVIQSQWRTYACECNFIRDLVDILIVQSVVRTWLARRHLSSLRSRAQSISGKKSPTVSKKYANQVAAQPTGSPRPGEANRKLATGQCYSSYRSVEESSFSAILGNIKSKENNHLIVLITSQSLSRNQASTRSNIGTILRVHNVSFEEVDGANPLTRGRRDELFAISQMRGVYPQFFVVDYETGLTLFFCNSDSFFGANEEGSLPRILNIAGVVQSAIGGHQERNSTIDEAPKANKHLFEPKRQSSHTTVSIDSETSEPSVGRNSLLSMWKNLDKKNTLVLNGHRN
- a CDS encoding predicted protein, with amino-acid sequence MKETDEITAALDELGISASDLGGPDKDSPPTKLHPIIAFGIGAFCVANLGLLMSLPPVLRGKGAPYLPTFQKNLDAMFRQLRQQPHFQKQIRDGTKLTFVDLGSGDGRVVFRAAAENLFVKSTGYELNPLLHLLASGRRWVGGPRQWELTTFYCSDLWNVDLRRANVVTVYGLGPIMKDLGTKLENELSPGSFILSNVFTFPGWKPQSSQGGTYIYRTPNCWQSENRL
- a CDS encoding predicted protein, producing the protein MVFGILGKCARNTSDSSGTQAPPVQLARVERSRPRRPQRTRRTYRNALQVLGTSRVLAGMRTRNPGSQRSATAKGFSCLACRTIFVQRLRGVRTMLGSRIASTTVLVTALLAWTMPETQARFTPIVTYAPMTKVTDVAALDLDQNELERQLGLGALNNARAVYERGGNSLSIANLTLVNPPGPMSYPQGTQVLGRTKGSANTTVLGILVDESVTWGALPGNVTIHVQPTPTANPVDSGPLVKRTSMVTHPLPFPLLLRVANRIPGYNDQGHVTLVPPGESANRGDKLAYKYDIRQDNWNLRTLQSLSTNADTSMRPCPGCPFYADFQTFVNYYETTEYADSWIMAAALNRSVAFPSGRGNANFGAAFTSGSKLGLAEAVKKGTAYMSVFMQIIRDLEDAMTDCDNKCDPDDLSCQDIGAEAVHSLDAAVALYAGSLEGTDGTENSGVMPYALANRRAADFRTGGPQGERSSGTAHVNYEVIKEFKHAQTRLLADECNLARQNKWRIVNLMKVPLVQGVLRYAYMRDFNNPSDAPTREKEQAEGATFAAALLPFVHKCDTADATLIYNNMRIGSDANKVVFADVKAALERNYGCMGISCPLVGGFHNGQDYERGATPCTEGTLQGPAAPDFSQLPSSSGGSGGGNAGVAVGWILAVCLAGVVGFMAYRRFGKRKNIADVMKPPANNLAAVSEIA
- a CDS encoding predicted protein, whose translation is MSTSGQRESEDPGLGTRERRHQQRMESAAWSSGHIRSPGTDEELQSLTAKRSLEKDASSKTTGGDFGTYLFWGLTLAGIASSMLTTTFGIFHVDVFLRSYQLPLSTYSYGNAVYAIINTANDLAGAWLVDHVATHRNRTDLVGMAGCIFAVCFLTPFFRWRAPSQSWDGVHFVTTLSLYDTMFAFVAILMGSIITDNHKMSENSRVRFMASGKLINLFTSFVVARAGLSTFDVQDLTHFRIFVVCLAMLVSLMFIIAQRMIHVKSRTVTASRQDALKVSASATAASSQKGKLHWRQVALGMEMLLEAQMTFMSSFTKTFVDRLLFDSGYSRASCVWLLSTLRPIKAIAGILIYVPIRKFGYTKIYSTLFVFNFLLSATLLTVADSSSTRWILTFLVLYSVITGAVQSSGFHLAMSDMVTEMKRNHAKERRFEEPSLAGLFMGANALFCKPMESLLPIVAGTVLQNKGDSQQNLFYLLVIPVLLFSVAQFLFWSRYELTPDRMKGFRHELDSLHSEQERACTRIAIET